The following proteins come from a genomic window of Panicum hallii strain FIL2 chromosome 8, PHallii_v3.1, whole genome shotgun sequence:
- the LOC112902150 gene encoding G-type lectin S-receptor-like serine/threonine-protein kinase At2g19130, with protein sequence MLPLYTLLGTLVLFCPQHASCFAAANHDTLRVGQELSVGDKLVSRNGNFALGFFTFQSGPSTSSKSSNTTASPRWYLGIWYNKIPVFTTVWVANRDNPITHDAKLSLTQLKISRDGNLVIVDGATKSRIIWSTVIINSTETGRLNTSAVLLNSGNLVVITENSSNPVTLWQSFDYPTDLVLPGAKIGWNKVTGLTRQYISRKSMIDPGTGSYCTELQINGALVHRSWNTSNVFWSWGTVRSSAPKLVLLLQSALEINPKSRGLIRVAYVVNSEEEYYTYTSLNESTYIFYVHDISGQTKLNLWSQAKQSWETIYTHPPSPCTAYATCGPFTVCSGNSNPFCGCMESFSQKSPGDWELGDHTGGCVRDTPLDCTDKKNKTSSTDIFHPIARVTLPNNPEIIKDVTTQSKCMEACLRYCSCTAYSYNNSMCYIWNGDLVDVKKNDDIDNNSEDVLYLRLAATNLENFRKNTTRKPVARVILVTSIISFGLLMLIMLLLLIWRNKSKLLYGVALPDNQCSGGGIINFRYTDLNHATKSFSEKLGAGGFGSVFKGVLSDQITIAVKRLDGARQGEKQFRAEVSSIGLIQHINLVRLIGFCCEGDNRLLVYEHMLNGSLDVHLFGNKHSVLNWSARYQIAVRVARGLSYLHHSCRQCIIHCDIKPQNILLDESFVPKIADFGMAAFVGRDFSRVLTTLRGTVGYLAPEWLSGVAITPKVDVYSFGMVLLEIISGKRNKPEQVYTSSNHHVAYFPVQAILKLQGGDVSSLVDPQLHGDFDLEEVERVCKVACWCIQDDESDRPTMGELVQVLEGLQDLDVPPMPRLLAAITQTELTEEPTCDSHAS encoded by the coding sequence ATGCTTCCCCTCTACACATTACTTGGTACGCTAGTTCTCTTCTGCCCCCAGCACGCATCATGTTTCGCTGCTGCAAATCATGATACCCTCAGGGTAGGCCAAGAGCTCTCCGTCGGCGACAAGCTCGTCTCAAGAAACGGCAACTTCGCGCTCGGTTTCTTCACGTTCCAGTCAGGCCCGAGCACTTCAAGTAAGTCCAGCAACACCACCGCCTCCCCCCGTTGGTACCTTGGCATATGGTACAATAAGATTCCAGTTTTCACTACGGTGTGGGTTGCTAACAGAGACAATCCAATTACTCATGATGCCAAGCTCAGCCTGACACAGCTCAAAATATCACGAGACGGCAACCTTGTCATCGTAGATGGTGCCACCAAATCTAGAATAATCTGGTCCACTGTCATCATCAATAGTACAGAAACCGGCAGGCTAAACACTAGTGCTGTTCTCTTGAATAGTGGAAACCTTGTTGTCATCACCGAAAACTCATCTAACCCAGTAACATTGTGGCAGAGCTTTGACTACCCAACAGATCTCGTGCTTCCGGGTGCCAAGATTGGCTGGAATAAGGTCACTGGTTTAACTCGTCAGTACATTTCAAGAAAGAGCATGATTGATCCAGGTACTGGCTCCTACTGCACCGAACTTCAAATCAATGGGGCATTGGTGCATAGGAGCTGGAACACCTCTAATGTGTTTTGGTCTTGGGGAACTGTAAGGTCGTCGGCTCCTAAACTTGTATTGTTACTCCAGTCAGCACTTGAAATAAATCCAAAGAGTAGAGGTTTGATTAGGGTGGCATACGTCGTAAACAGCGAAGAGGAGTACTACACGTACACTTCACTGAATGAATCAACTTACATTTTCTATGTACATGACATTTCTGGTCAGACCAAGCTGAATCTTTGGTCGCAAGCCAAACAGTCGTGGGAAACAATATACACCCATCCTCCTTCTCCCTGCACGGCATATGCTACCTGTGGACCATTTACGGTCTGCAGCGgtaattcaaatccattttGTGGCTGCATGGAGAGCTTCTCTCAGAAGTCGCCTGGGGATTGGGAGCTTGGTGATCACACAGGAGGGTGTGTCAGAGATACTCCATTAGATTGCACTGATAAGAAAAACAAGACAAGTTCAACAGACATATTCCACCCCATAGCTCGTGTTACATTGCCCAATAACCCAGAAATCATAAAAGATGTTACCACTCAAAGCAAATGCATGGAGGCTTGTCTCAGATATTGCTCCTGCACGGCCTATTCCTATAACAATAGCATGTGTTATATTTGGAATGGGGATCTCGTTGATGTAAAGAAGAATGATGACATTGACAATAATTCAGAAGATGTTCTCTACCTTCGCCTTGCTGCGACAAATTTGGAAAATTTCAGAAAGAACACCACAAGAAAACCGGTCGCTAGAGTTATTCTTGTAACAAGCATTATTAGTTTTGGGTTACTAATGCTCATCATGCTGTTGTTGCTGATTTGGAGAAACAAATCCAAGTTATTGTATGGAGTGGCATTACCTGACAATCAATGTAGTGGTGGTGGAATTATAAATTTTAGATACACTGATTTGAATCATGCTACAAAAAGTTTCTCAGAAAAACTAGGAGCAGGTGGCTTTGGTTCGGTATTCAAGGGAGTGTTAAGTGACCAAATTACTATAGCAGTCAAAAGGCTTGATGGTGCCAGGCAAGGAGAGAAGCAGTTTAGGGCTGAGGTGAGCTCAATTGGATTGATCCAACATATCAACTTGGTTAGATTGATTGGTTTCTGCTGCGAGGGTGATAATAGGCTACTTGTGTATGAGCACATGTTAAATGGGTCTCTTGATGTCCATCTATTTGGGAACAAGCATAGTGTCCTAAATTGGAGTGCAAGGTATCAAATAGCTGTCAGGGTTGCTAGAGGATTGTCCTACTTGCATCACAGTTGTCGCCAGTGCATTATACACTGCGATATCAAGCCACAAAACATACTTCTGGATGAATCTTTCGTTCCCAAAATTGCAGATTTTGGTATGGCAGCATTTGTTGGAAGGGATTTCAGCCGAGTTCTAACGACATTAAGGGGAACTGTAGGGTATCTTGCCCCAGAGTGGCTCAGCGGAGTTGCAATAACACCTAAAGTTGATGTTTATAGCTTCGGTATGGTACTATTAGAAATCATATCAGGGAAAAGAAATAAACCTGAACAAGTATACACAAGCAGCAATCATCATGTGGCTTATTTTCCTGTGCAAGCCATCCTCAAGCTTCAAGGGGGAGATGTGAGCAGTTTGGTAGATCCACAATTACATGGAGACTTTGATTTGGAGGAGGTTGAGAGGGTTTGCAAAGTTGCATGTTGGTGCATCCAAGATGATGAGTCTGATCGTCCAACAATGGGTGAACTGGTACAGGTTCTTGAGGGTCTCCAGGACCTTGATGTGCCCCCAATGCCAAGACTCCTTGCAGCTATTACGCAGACGGAATTAACTGAAGAGCCTACATGTGACAGTCATGCTTCATAG
- the LOC112903800 gene encoding G-type lectin S-receptor-like serine/threonine-protein kinase At2g19130, whose protein sequence is MLPLYTLLGTLVLFSPQHASCFAAANHDTLTVGQELSVGDKLVSRNGKFAVGFFTFQSGPSTSSKSSNTTASPRWYLGIWYNKIPVFTTVWVANRDNPITHDAKLSLTQLKISRDGNLVILDGATKSRIIWSTVIINSTETGRLNTSAVLLNSGNLVVITENSSNPVTLWQSFDYPTDVVLPGAKIGWNKVTGLTRQYISRKSMIDPGTGSFCTELQINGALVHRSWNTSNVFWSWGTVRSSAPKLVPLLQSLLDINPETRGLIRPDYINNSEEEYYNYTLLNESIYIFYVHDISGQTKLNVWSQAKQSWQTLYTHPISPCTAYATCGPFTVCSGNSNPFCGCMESFSQKSPGDWELGDHTGGCVRDTPLDCTDTKNKTSSTDIFHPIAHVTLPNNPEIIKDATTQSKCIEACLSYCPCTAYSYNNSICSIWNGDLVDVKKNDGTENNSEDVLYLRLAATDLEKLRKNTKRKPVARVIVVTSIITFGSLMLIMLLLLMWRNKSKWYGVGLRDSQCGGGIITFRYSDLNHATKSFSEKLGTGGFGSVFKGVLSDQTTIAVKRLDGARQGEKQFRAEVSSIGLIQHINLVRLIGFCCEGDNRLLVYEHMLNGSLDAHLFGSNPSVLDWNARYQIAMGVARGLSYLHHSCRECIIHCDIKPENILLDASFIPKIADFGMAAFVGRDFSRVLTTLRGTAGYLAPEWLSGVAITPKVDVYSFGMVLLEIISGKRKTHEQVYTGSNHHVAYFPVQAILKLQAGDVSSLVDPQLHGDFDLAEVERVCKVACWCIQDDESDRPTMGELVQVLEGLQELDVPPMPRLLAAITHGIL, encoded by the coding sequence ATGCTTCCCCTCTACACATTACTTGGTACGCTAGTTCTCTTCTCCCCCCAGCACGCATCATGTTTCGCTGCTGCAAATCATGATACCCTCACGGTAGGCCAAGAGCTATCCGTCGGCGACAAGCTCGTCTCAAGAAACGGCAAGTTCGCGGTTGGTTTCTTCACGTTCCAGTCAGGCCCGAGCACTTCAAGTAAGTCCAGCAACACCACAGCCTCCCCCCGTTGGTACCTTGGCATATGGTACAATAAGATTCCAGTTTTCACTACGGTGTGGGTTGCTAACAGAGACAATCCAATTACTCATGATGCCAAGCTCAGCCTGACACAGCTCAAAATATCACGAGACGGCAACCTTGTCATCTTAGATGGTGCCACCAAATCTAGAATAATCTGGTCCACTGTCATCATCAATAGTACAGAAACCGGCAGGCTAAACACTAGTGCTGTTCTCTTGAATAGTGGAAACCTTGTTGTCATCACCGAAAACTCATCTAACCCAGTAACATTGTGGCAGAGCTTTGACTATCCAACAGATGTTGTGCTTCCGGGTGCCAAGATTGGCTGGAATAAGGTCACTGGTCTGACTCGTCAGTACATTTCAAGAAAGAGCATGATTGATCCAGGTACTGGCTCCTTCTGCACTGAACTGCAAATCAACGGGGCATTGGTGCATAGGAGCTGGAACACCTCTAATGTGTTTTGGTCTTGGGGAACTGTAAGGTCGTCGGCTCCTAAACTCGTACCACTACTCCAGTCATTACTTGACATAAATCCAGAGACTAGAGGTTTGATTAGGCCGGATTACATCAACAACAGTGAGGAGGAGTACTACAATTACACTTTACTGAATGAATCAATTTACATTTTCTATGTTCATGACATATCTGGTCAGACCAAGCTGAATGTTTGGTCGCAAGCCAAACAGTCGTGGCAAACACTATACACCCATCCTATTTCTCCCTGCACGGCATATGCTACCTGTGGACCATTTACGGTCTGCAGCGgtaattcaaatccattttGTGGCTGCATGGAGAGCTTCTCTCAGAAGTCACCTGGGGATTGGGAGCTTGGTGATCACACAGGAGGGTGTGTCAGAGATACTCCATTAGATTGCACTGATACGAAAAACAAGACAAGTTCAACAGACATATTCCACCCCATAGCTCATGTTACATTACCCAATAACCCAGAAATCATAAAAGATGCTACCACTCAAAGCAAATGCATAGAAGCTTGTCTCAGTTATTGCCCCTGCACGGCCTATTCCTATAACAATAGCATATGTTCTATATGGAATGGGGATCTGGTTGATGTAAAGAAGAATGATGGCACTGAGAATAATTCTGAAGATGTTCTTTACCTTCGCCTTGCTGCGACAGATTTGGAAAAATTGAGAAAGAACACCAAAAGAAAACCGGTCGCTAGAGTTATTGTTGTAACAAGCATTATTACTTTTGGGTCCCTAATGCTCATCATGCTGTTGTTACTGATGTGGAGAAACAAATCCAAGTGGTATGGTGTGGGATTACGTGACAGTCAATGTGGTGGTGGAATTATAACTTTTAGATACAGTGATTTGAATCATGCTACGAAAAGTTTCTCAGAAAAACTAGGAACAGGTGGCTTTGGTTCGGTGTTCAAGGGTGTGTTAAGTGACCAAACTACTATAGCAGTCAAAAGGCTTGATGGTGCCCGGCAAGGAGAGAAGCAGTTTAGGGCTGAGGTGAGCTCAATCGGATTGATCCAACATATCAACTTGGTCAGATTGATTGGTTTTTGCTGCGAAGGCGATAATCGGCTACTTGTGTATGAACACATGTTAAATGGGTCTCTTGATGCTCATCTATTTGGGAGCAACCCTAGTGTCCTGGATTGGAACGCCAGGTACCAAATAGCTATGGGAGTTGCTAGAGGATTGTCCTACTTGCATCACAGTTGTCGTGAGTGCATCATACACTGTGATATTAAACCAGAAAACATACTTCTGGATGCATCTTTCATTCCTAAAATTGCAGATTTTGGAATGGCAGCATTTGTAGGAAGGGACTTCAGCCGAGTTCTAACTACATTAAGGGGAACTGCAGGGTATCTTGCCCCAGAGTGGCTCAGCGGAGTTGCAATTACACCTAAAGTTGATGTTTATAGCTTTGGTATGGTACTATTAGAAATCATATCGGGGAAAAGAAAAACACATGAACAAGTATACACAGGCAGCAATCATCATGTGGCTTATTTTCCTGTGCAAGCTATCCTCAAGCTTCAAGCGGGCGATGTGAGCAGTTTGGTGGATCCACAATTACATGGCGACTTTGATTTGGCGGAGGTTGAGAGGGTTTGCAAAGTTGCATGTTGGTGCATCCAAGATGATGAGTCTGATCGCCCAACAATGGGCGAACTAGTACAGGTTCTTGAGGGTCTCCAGGAGCTTGATGTGCCCCCAATGCCAAGACTCCTTGCAGCTATTACGCATGGAATTCTCTGA